A genomic region of Sarcophilus harrisii chromosome 6, mSarHar1.11, whole genome shotgun sequence contains the following coding sequences:
- the CBR4 gene encoding carbonyl reductase family member 4 isoform X3 → MDKIGVVFGGSRGIGKAVAQLMAQKGYRLAIASRNLEAARAAAGDLEGNHLGLCCDVSKEQDVQNAFEEVEKNLGRVKFLVNAAGISRDALLLRTKTEDMVSQLHTNLLGSMLTCKAALKHMIQQQGGSIVNIGSIVGLKGNPGQCVYSASKEGLVGFSRSLAKEVARKKIRVNVVAPGIIVYLWNAYIEFI, encoded by the exons ATGGATAAGATCGGCGTCGTGTTTGGCGGCTCTCGGGGTATCGGCAAGGCCGTGGCCCAGCTAATGGCCCAAAAGGGCTACCGGCTGGCGATTGCGAGCAGGAACCTGGAGGCCGCCAGAGCCGCGGCTGGGGACCTCGAGG GAAACCATTTGGGACTTTGCTGTGATGTTTCTAAAGAGCAAGATGTTCAAAATGCATTTGAAGAGGTGGAGAAAAATTTAGGTCGTGTTAAGTTTTTGGTAAATGCAGCTGGCATAAGCAg GGATGCCTTGCTATTAAGAACAAAAACTGAAGACATGGTGTCCCAGCTTCACACTAACCTCTTGGGATCCATGCTGACATGTAAAGCTGCTTTGAAGCATATGATTCAACAACAGGGAGGTTCTATTGTTAATATAG GAAGTATTGTAGGTTTAAAAGGAAATCCTGGCCAATGCGTTTACAGTGCTAGCAAAGAAGGATTAGTTGGTTTCTCCCGTTCTCTTGCTAAAGAGGTAGCAAGAAAGAAAATTCGAGTGAATGTTGTTGCCCCAG